The Vitis vinifera cultivar Pinot Noir 40024 chromosome 18, ASM3070453v1 region ATGGCCACCAGAGAATGCTGTTGTGTACATATTGTTAatgaaatagttttaaaaaaaaaatggaaaaagaaaaagggagaaagaaagaaagaaaagcatgtaaggaacaatttttaagaacgcTCCTAATTTTCAACATGGGATGcaaaatttcttcaattctGAAGGGGAAaacctaaaagaaaaaacaaagtttcaaaaaaaGCAATAGAacagagaattttttttcttacaataCTAGAGCATAAAGTGAACAAATAGAACATTCCAATATAACACTACATCATACAGATGATGACCACAAGATTGCACCTACATTTTggtaaaattacataaaatccCAAACAATTTAGAAAAGTTCTACAATTCCATGAGcgaataataagaaaaatcacatttttattaCAATTCATTACCATTTACCATAAGATTCCACATGAAAGAAATCATCAAATTGTTTCTGGATTACTAAATTAGTATCACAGCCTGCTACTACCACCAAAGCAGGTTTAGCTaattccttaaaaatatttggaaggGTCCCAAACAAGTAAATAGAAGTTTCAAAACTTTTATCATAGCATGAACATgtatctcttttttcttttttctattttctattttcttttcttttctttttgttttttttctcagtCTACAGTAAGAAAAGAATCCCATCTATCCTTGAGAACTTGCATCAAGTGGCAAGGACAAGGGGTTGGGTTGGGGATACAATTCCCAACAAGGAAAAAATTGTTATCTATCTTAAAACACACCCACGCACATatgtatatagatatagaaaaagtagaatcccaATCCTACCAGATGCCTTCACCATCTTGCTAGGAAGGCTTTGTCATAAGTTATGTATggaaaatctcatttttcagCAGCAACATTATATTGCTAACATCTATATGTTAACATGTAAAAGATAAAAGCAATATCAAATGAGCATGTATCCAATAGACATAGACATAATGGTAGCAACTTGCAAGACCTGGCACCACAGGCAAATGTACAGCAGATTCACAAATGCATTTTAAGTTTAGCAAGAAATTATTTAAGTGAAAAAAGAACATCAACTTGGAAGATTTTGATAGTGATTTGGAAGGCTGTCAAAATTGAGTAGCACCGGCATGATTTACATAGCACTTTAAGACAAAAACTCATCTTCTATCAGACCAGCAGGGAAAAAGGGACCCATCAGCCTAATAAACGGGAGATGATGAATTGAAATAGCACTTCCAATTTGTCCACCATGATTTATGAGATGGATAAACTTTTTCTTCTACCTTCTAATACAGAGTAAAACACAACAGTCATTCGATTTTGAGATAAATCCAAAGGCACACTCATGATATACATAAATGTGAAGAAAACAGAAAGGAACGGATGTCAGTCAATTTGTGATGCCAAAGATTGCCATATGCCTGTTATTTTATGAACTATAACACAATTAGAAACTCACCATTTTATCTTACAAGCGTGTGCATCAAGAACAGCAATTCGCTCCAATTGAGGAGAATTTAGCTGGCCATAAAGTTCAGGAATCTGCCAGACTGCTGCTCCATATGATTCACCTTCAAAAACATGTCATATGGAACAAAAAAAATGCTACATCACCAATAATACAGTTACTCATAAAGGGACATATAAAGGTTACTGGTAATGATTTTCCTTCTAGTTTTAACTATAATCAGAAGGAAAATATCCTTGCTCCTTAAGCTGTCAACTTGGTGAAAAATGTTGAAttatcaaaagaaatagaaggTCAAAGTTGTAATGAGATAGTAATTTAAAATTCTCAGCAATCAAAATGTGaactaaaaaaattgtgataCTTGACACAAAGTTCAGAAACCAAACAATTCTCTGAATCCTAATGTCAATTGATAAAATGTACTGCCTGTGCAAGTGCGCACACACAAAACAATCATACTTGCAAGAACCAAATAGTTCCCAAGAAGCAACAATGTGCCAACAAACCTCTGGCAGTGTAATAGATCATCACTGGAAATGAATCAAACGCATAAAAAATTGCAAATCGAGGTGAGTACCGGAAGAGAAGACGGTGGAGAAGACGCGTTGATCGTACGGACAAGAAGCGAGGTCCCAGATCTCGTTTGGGTGCGAAAACAAGCCTTCGCATATGAGCTCCGTTCCACCTGACGACAGCCTGATCAAATGCACCTGAGAGAGATCTCAATCAATTAGATCGAGATCAAAATCAAACACTCCGACTAAGAAATCGGCTGAGATTAAAACAAAACCTCGTTTTCTTCTTTTAGACTGAGAGTGCCTGTGATGAAACTGGTGTGATCTGTATCTGCCTTGACATCCGCGATGCATCTGGCCTGAACATGAATAAGAAACAAACAATTAGAATCGAAATTATGGCTCGTTCAGCttctaatataataatgaaaactTGAAACACGATTTTCTCAGCAACGAAACGGAATGCTAGGGTTTTGAGAAGATGCAAAAAAAAGAATTATCGGAAAATTCAAGATTGACCTGGTATTTCAGACCATAGCCAATGCCTGATGATCCTCCTTGCATTGCTGCAGCCACAGAACAACTAGAACTGCGGATTTGAGGAGCCTAGCTTAGTCCATCGGTTGACGGTAGTTCCCTCCTCAACGTATTCTCCAGACGAGGTAAAATGCAAGACTATGGATTAGCTCTCCGATAGAACCCGGTGGAGCCCAATTGTATCATTGGGCTTGGATCTGAAAAGATTCACATGGAGCGGCCCAAGCCGAGCGAAAAAGGACAAAATAATCCTCGCTCTGGAAAATGTGATgctaaataatgattttttttagttaaaatattcttttccctttttttatgtcaaataatatCACATTCATGTTACGTGTCTCTTCCGTAACATCAAAAAtgcttatttggaaaataatttcagAAGAATTCTTGCATATGcccttttattataattattatcattCATAGAGGGCATTATGGCCCAAAAATCCTAAATACAcccttaatttttctttttcttttgtttccctCAATAAGACGCATATAGAGATAGAAAATATAGATGTATTTAGCAATCCTAGAAAAATATCCAACTCtataaaatttgtaacaaatgtctattgtaatttttttttccaactgaATAGTGAATGGTGGTTGGAGTCGTTGGACAACTGAATAGTGaacagaaatattttttaatcattcttcacTCACCACACGGTGAGATCATAAAAGGATTCCTCTGGCTATTCCTGCACTTTTCTCGCCAACCAAACAAAACTATGGCAAGATTGCAATGGGACTTGTCTGGGCTCCATACGAATATTGATAATATTAACCATTTTGTCCCATCACATACGAAACTACCCAAGAGGAAATTTGCTTGTCCACGACAACCTTGTGGTAAGCCAAATTTTGTACGAGACATATTTCATCACtacttttattatcatttttattattttcccaCATAAATCGATTGATTGTATTTCATTTGGACGAGGTTAAATAATAAAGTGACAGTGTTATCGTATCAAATAATACTCATTGGAAAACATGATCCATTATAATCTACTTgtacaatttaattattttactctTACGAATCATTTTggtatttgataattttattttatttatttatttatatcatcgCTTACCAATTTATAActcattatatatttttaagtaatGTTTTCGTCACATAtaacatgaaatataataaaaaagaggaTATAATGTTCTATCTCATATCTTGATGATGATATATAAGTTCAATAAAATATAggataaaataagtaatgaaatgtattattcatcatattttatttatttattttacatagaACATGTTAATCTTAttgtaaaatatgaaatatacatatttcaggtataaaaaatttattttttatctaattttaaaattttaatatactcattttataaaataaattttcattataaattaaatttataattaaaaaataaaaactaaaaaaatatttattaaataatatatataaattatttttatatattaaataacatgatataatttattttataaaattcaaatacttcattaatattattaaacataacaaaaattttatttttataaataaaaaatatttgaatataatataatttttattttaaacgttaaaaataatattatatatatatatatatatatatattaaagaatatcatatctaataaaaaaattatattctattaaaaatcaaCTATCATGTCCCATAAATCCCATAAATTAAACGTGGTCATTATAGTTAAGGTTAAAAATTTTATAGTTGTAAAATGCataccataaaatttaattgtgtctgttatttttatattttaacatttttactactaataaatagaaaataaaagtgaCGGATAAAAccagaattgaattttaattgtttttactttttactacTAATAACTACCGACGCCAGTACAAAAGTCTAAGGTGTCAGATTTTAACCTTTCAATTCGCATTCATTTTGAATGCGTTTTGAATCCAAACAGAGCCGACCACTAGTCCACGAAACAGAGGTCCGCTTCTAGAAATACGAAAGAAATAAGGGGGAAAACGGACAGCACGTGTCACTATTAAAAGGGGCCGAAGATATGTAATAATTACATCCAGCTGCCACCATCACATGGCGAGAATTTCATTTGCGGTAAACAAAGAGGATTGAGCGAAGCGAAGGCATCAAATAGGATAAGGAAGAATGTGCCCCTAAATTCCGAAATAAATGACCCATCTTTCATCTTTCATAATCGTGTAACAAAATCCCATTAACTAATTAACGTTTCAAATCTCAGTCAACAAAAGCAGTCTCTAGAAAATCCCAAATGACTCAAGGAGTGGCAAAATTCAATTATGTCTTGTCAATGTCGTGTCTGATTTGtcttttaagaaattaatttttttttttttaacattgaaTTAatatctttttcatatttagttagttctattaaattagttttatggTTTGATTGTATCTTGATGCGTTATCGAGTaggcaaaaaacaaaaaaaaattcggATGAGAGAGGCCTATCACCTATGTAACGAGGACAAGTGTAGACGAAACGATCAGTCGTTAACTACCAGACCccatttataaaaatagatGCGGTTACAGTTGTAATTGACTAAATTGTGCattattgctttaatttggtaattattttggggtgagatattaaatattatttagtatTTACTCCTTCCTCTCATCCTCTGCAAAACCAAGGGCCAAAGAAGGATATTGGTGAGACCATCatccttttctctttctctgaTCGGATGGAAGAAGGGAAGTGGGAGATCAGGGGCAGAAAGTGAAAGATGGTGAAGAGCCCTAAGAGACTCATCACCATGAGATTGGTTTCGGATCTTGACTGGCGCATTCTTCTCCTCATCGTTCCTTGCTTCTCCCTTCTCATCTTCTTCTCCATCTCCTCTGCGGCCACCGCCGCTACTCTCAACACCATTTCCTCTTTCGCCCCTCTCAAGTCCTTCTTCTCCAACCGCACCCCGCAGCGGTCCGATGTTCTCCTGAATTCGCCTTCGCCTCCGGCTAGGGTTCCGGCGAGGGACCGGGCGAAGAAGGAAGAGTTGAATGGGTCGAGAATCGCAGTCTGTTTGGTTGGCGGAGCCAGGAGGTTCGAGCTCACCGGACCGTCGATTATGGAGAAAATCCTCAACGAGTACCCAAATTCGGATCTTTTCTTGCACAGTCCGTTGGACCTGAACGCCTTCAAGTTCTCTCTGTTGAAAACCGCGCCCAGGATCGCAGCGATTCGAATCTTCCAGCCCAAACCGATTCCAGAAACCGAACCGCAGCTTCGAGTCCTCACCGCAAGGAACTCGCCCAATGGGATCCAggtataattcaaaataatttaattcaaatttggCGATTCTCATTTGTATTTGTCTACTTGGGGGTAAAAACAACGAGATAGCGAAACTGCAATTGCTGTATCTTTGGCCAACTCTCCAAATTGGGGCCCCGCCCGGTGAATCTAGCTCCTGGCGCATGTTAACCTCTACCCGTTGTCCTTGTGACAAATTTCCTAAAATTGAAATGGGGATGCATAGTTTTTTTGACGATAATACCCCTGCCTCCGGCTCCTCGCGAGGGGTGTATTTACtatttattatgttttcctTTGCTTCAAATCTACTTTCCACCAATGGCTTTTATCATTCGGATGcttgattttcaatttgtttttgggCATGGCAGGGTCTTTTGCAGTATTTCAATCTTGTAGAAGGGTGTCTCACGATGATCAAAGCATATCAGAAGGACAAGAATTTCACATACGACTGGATAGTTCGGACTCGTGTCGACGGTTACTGGAACGCGCCATTAGGGCCCGAATATTTTGTACCGGGAAAATACGTGGTGCCCGCCGGTTCCAACTACGGCGGACTCAACGACCGGTTTGGTGTCGGAGACCTCAACACCTCCACGGTGGCTCTCTCCCGACTGGCACTCGTTCCCCAACTAGACTCATCCGGGTTTCGCCAACTCAACTCGGAAACCGCATTCAGGGCACAGCTCACCACCCAGGGCATCCCCCACCTCACAAAACGCATCCCCTTCTGCGTTGTCAGCGACCGGAGATACGAGTTCCCGCCGGCACGATTCGGCGTGCCAGTGGCGGCGATGTCCAGTCCGGGCCCGCTCAGCGGCGCCAAGTGCAGGCCATGCGAACCGGTGTGCCAAGGGCCGTGCGTGGCGGATGTGATAGGGTCGCTAATTAAAGGTTGGAGCTGGACCGACTGGGCCAACGGGAGTCTGCAGCTCTGCGACGCTCATGGGGAGTGGGAGAAGGGTTGGGAGAAGAGATTCGACCGAGTCGCGGGGTCAAAACTCGCCCGAGCCAGGAAACGAGTTGGGGCATTGAGATTAAAGGATTGCGTGAAGGACTTTGAGGAGATGAGGAACCGAACTAGCAACTGGGACGCCCCAACGGCCAGCGAGATTTGTAAACTGGGGTTGTAGTGGGGGTATTTTGGGAATTgtagaaatgaatttttttttccctcccttTTTTATAATATTCAGAAATACACTGTgtaatttcaaaagaaaaaaattctattagATTTAAATTTAGTTGGCCGCCCTCTTGTACAAGTCAAATGCTTTTCGGAAACGTTGGGGACCACAGAAATAAATGAGTTTCTGACCTAATTCCCAGAGTGGCAGTGATGATGAATATTGCTGGCTAATTTGGGCCTTCATCATCTGAGTGACTTTGTTGTTGAGTTGGATGAATGACTTTTCCTACAAAATGACCATCCACTAAAATGGTCTGATTGGTTTGGTAGAGtaggtttaaaaaataaaataaaataatcgaTAGAACCTAATTCAATCAAATCAAGTTTGTctaaacaattaaattattgattcgTAAAAGTTATTTCAAATTAGTTTGATTTGaagttagaaaatattttcaaaattttaaattcataacAGCAATTATCAAGAGTACTGATGGAGCCGCACAACATGGGTTGCGTGCAATTGCCAGTAAGCTACACGATCTTTTTTTTGcgctttaaaataaattctcatatttgtcTCCATCAACCGtcactaaatataaatattaatatcagATAATCTTAACTAATAAGAgataataatcttaaaatattattaagagacgtggaaattaaaattttatttataatttgctAATTGAATCCACTCCATGATGACTAATAGCTTCCACCACTAAAGCTTGCTTGACCTACTCCAAGTACGTGTTGGGTGTGGGACTTGTACGTGTCTGTATAGTTTGCTGAGATGGTGGGCTTATGAGTCATGTCGCCTGTCATGGGCTTGATCAACTCCGAAGCAATTAGGATTGCCTGGAATAATGAATGCAGCTTGATCATTGATTCTGATCGTGCTTCCAATGAGATGCTTCTtgtcttcttattttattttaaattaaccaGTAGCTTTTGGTTTTGattcaatttgataattaaaaaaaaaaatacattttggGTGTTTTTGAATTTGACCAAAAAAAGTTGTACGTTAGGGTTGGAAAGA contains the following coding sequences:
- the LOC100262535 gene encoding uncharacterized protein LOC100262535, which codes for MVKSPKRLITMRLVSDLDWRILLLIVPCFSLLIFFSISSAATAATLNTISSFAPLKSFFSNRTPQRSDVLLNSPSPPARVPARDRAKKEELNGSRIAVCLVGGARRFELTGPSIMEKILNEYPNSDLFLHSPLDLNAFKFSLLKTAPRIAAIRIFQPKPIPETEPQLRVLTARNSPNGIQGLLQYFNLVEGCLTMIKAYQKDKNFTYDWIVRTRVDGYWNAPLGPEYFVPGKYVVPAGSNYGGLNDRFGVGDLNTSTVALSRLALVPQLDSSGFRQLNSETAFRAQLTTQGIPHLTKRIPFCVVSDRRYEFPPARFGVPVAAMSSPGPLSGAKCRPCEPVCQGPCVADVIGSLIKGWSWTDWANGSLQLCDAHGEWEKGWEKRFDRVAGSKLARARKRVGALRLKDCVKDFEEMRNRTSNWDAPTASEICKLGL